In a genomic window of Pseudomonas mohnii:
- a CDS encoding BolA family protein, giving the protein MQATEVKSFLEGKLPGTQVEVEGEGCNFQLNVISDELAALSPVKRQQQIYAHLNPWITDGSIHAVTMKFFSSAAWAERT; this is encoded by the coding sequence ATGCAGGCCACCGAAGTGAAGAGCTTCCTTGAAGGAAAGCTGCCAGGAACTCAGGTAGAAGTTGAGGGCGAAGGCTGCAATTTCCAGCTGAACGTGATTAGCGATGAACTGGCGGCATTGAGCCCGGTCAAGCGTCAGCAGCAGATCTATGCCCATTTGAACCCGTGGATCACCGATGGCAGCATCCACGCGGTCACTATGAAATTTTTCAGCAGCGCGGCCTGGGCCGAGCGCACCTGA
- a CDS encoding STAS domain-containing protein, translating to MSDSAVRMNETGELLLSGVLDYRTGPGLREQGQALIKSSKAAALVIDCSAVEKSSSVGLSLLLCFMRDAQAAGKALSIRGMPEDMREIAQVSELTELLAHP from the coding sequence ATGAGTGATTCTGCCGTTCGCATGAACGAAACCGGCGAACTGTTGCTCAGTGGCGTGCTGGATTACCGCACCGGCCCTGGCCTGCGCGAGCAGGGGCAGGCGCTGATCAAGTCCAGCAAGGCTGCGGCCCTGGTGATCGATTGTTCGGCGGTGGAGAAGTCCAGCAGTGTCGGCCTGTCCTTGCTGCTGTGCTTCATGCGAGATGCCCAGGCGGCCGGCAAGGCGCTGAGCATCCGCGGGATGCCCGAAGACATGCGCGAAATTGCTCAGGTCAGTGAGCTGACCGAGCTGTTGGCGCATCCCTAA